In Drosophila simulans strain w501 chromosome 3R, Prin_Dsim_3.1, whole genome shotgun sequence, a single window of DNA contains:
- the LOC6728867 gene encoding armadillo-like helical domain-containing protein 3 isoform X1 gives MTSRKRSGSGSTKRPKEKVVYIYELLCRGEDPSSESPEFWNEFFLLQPNFEALENEIGKLNNEQLQLVKPNLNTLFQRCIEMLDTEDHPKRLCNSLQTLCSLFYGIFKKSNADPTFNILNEIFGHEKMDEWLKLLMQYCNRILLGDVPENARFMCLKLLQVLVTGTDNVNQNALFEHLMMHSMFDAFVRLLSDPTFRSQHGHDIVILLTILVNYRKHEATNPYVVQLSILADELALNGYGQMISQSLIDFCRQYIQSLNNVQSSSWFSSLSNIVGNMFVSDEGCERVQQIKANNGLLLALYEAVHLNRNFITTLAHTQAESSAPPSPSNTLSLAQPVPDLSNAPIIDITQYPTNLLVAVFQYCSIVMQDNKNESSIANLKLCFLILTCISEDQYANSMMHDSNLTFKVMLHRAQMRHRKLNVDRVGKSQPLAATLLDLLVEFIVSHLMKKFPMELYLLCIGVIHRILCYQKRCRVRLNYPWKELWSALIGLLRFLVNQEQTLVKKCNIFHLSLQVVNIFNLFITYGDTFLATTNSYDELYYELNREEKVFTEIHAMVLRYTTMPECEYKDDVIKLLNALVNILAIVKHFQNKIKEWLAEQGLSTPTEEQILDVVRKNYDLTLKLQDSLDQYERYTETPLHTNFFKLMVRDVVNDTRKHIYGYVKEAVSVIPDQEILLTSSMTSVSAGTATPASATAVPEAKALPSFA, from the exons ATGACCTCACGCAAGCGTAGTGGCAGCGGCTCGACCAAGCGGCCCAAGGAGAAG GTGGTCTATATATACGAACTGTTGTGCCGGGGTGAGGATCCCAGCAGCGAGAGTCCGGAATTTTGGAACGAGTTCTTCCTGCTGCAGCCGAACTTCGAGGCGCTGGAGAATGAGATTGGCAAACTTAACaacgagcagctgcagctggtgaAACCGAACCTGAACACCCTCttccagaggtgcatcgaaATGCTTGACACGG AAGATCATCCCAAGCGGCTGTGCAACAGCCTACAAACGCTGTGCTCCCTATTCTACGGGATCTTTAAGAAGTCCAACGCAGATCCTACGTTTAACATCCTAAACGAGATCTTCGGTCACGAGAAGATGGACGAATGGCTGAAGCTTCTCATGCAGTACTGCAATCGCATCCTACTGGGCGATGTGCCCGAAAACGCTCGCTTTATGTGCCTCAAACTGCTGCAGGTTCTGGTCACGGGCACGGATAACGTCAACCAGAACGCCCTCTTCGAGCACCTAATGATGCACAGCATGTTCGACGCCTTCGTCAGGCTACTCAGTGATCCTACGTTCCGCAGCCAGCATGGACACGACATCGTTATCCTACTTACTATCCTGGTCAACTATCGCAAGCATGAAGCTACTAACCCCTATGTGGTGCAGCTCTCCATACTCGCTGATGAGCTggctttaaatgg CTATGGCCAAATGATATCGCAATCGCTAATTGATTTCTGTCGCCAGTACATTCAGAGTCTTAACAATGTGCAATCCTCTTCCTGGTTTTCGTCGCTGTCGAATATTGTGGGCAACATGTTTGTGTCGGATGAAGGATGCGAACGGGTGCAGCAGATCAAGGCGAATAATGGCCTTCTACTTGCGCTCTACGAGGCAGTGCACCTGAATCGGAACTTCATCACAACTCTGGCTCACACGCAGGCGGAGTCCAGTGCCCCGCCCTCGCCCAGTAACACATTGAGTCTGGCCCAACCTGTGCCGGATCTATCCAATGCACCCATCATTGACATTACACAGTATCCCACCAATCTGCTGGTGGCCGTATTTCAGTACTGTTCCATCGTGATGCAGGACAATAAGAACGAATCGAGCATTGCTAATCTGAAGCTGTGTTTCCTCATCCTCACCTGCATTTCCGAGGACCAGTACGCAAACTCTATGATGCACGACAGCAATCTTACTTTCAAAGTCATGCTGCATCGGGCGCAGATGCGACATCGCAAGCTGAATGTTGATCGGGTGGGCAAGTCCCAGCCTTTGGCTGCCACTCTACTGGACCTTCTGGTGGAGTTCATTGTATCGCATTTGATGAAAAAGTTTCCGATGGAGCTGTATCTGCTCTGCATTGGAGTTATCCATCGAATCTTGTGCTATCAAAAGAGATGTAGAGTGCGACTCAATTATCCGTGGAAGGAACTTTGGTCGGCTCTCATTGGCCTTCTCCGGTTCTTGGTCAACCAAGAGCAGACGCTGGTCAAAAAATGCAACATATTCCATCTGTCGCTACAGGTGGTGAATATATTTAATCTGTTTATTACTTACGGTGATACTTTCCTGGCCACAACAAATAGCTATGATGAGCTCTACTACGAACTGAACCGCGAGGAGAAGGTATTTACGGAAATACATGCCATGG ttcTTCGCTACACAACGATGCCGGAGTGCGAATACAAAGACGATGTAATCAAGCTCTTAAACGCATTGGTCAATATCCTGGCCATTGTTAAGCACTTCCAGAACAAGATCAAGGAATGGCTGGCAGAACAAGGACTCTCTACGCCCACGGAGGAGCAGATACTCGATGTGGTGCGCAAGAACTACGACCTCACGCTCAAACTGCAGGACTCCCTGGATCAATACGAACGTTACACGGAAACGCCACTGCACACCAACTTCTTCAAGTTGATGGTTCGCGATGTTGTCAATGATACGCGCAAGCACATCTACGGCTATGTGAAGGAGGCCGTGTCTGTTATTCCCGACCAGGAAATACTCCTCACCTCCTCTATGACATCCGTTTCGGCCGGTACAGCCACTCCGGcttcagcaacagcagtgcCAGAAGCAAAAGCGTTGCCTTCTTTTGCTTAg
- the LOC6728867 gene encoding armadillo-like helical domain-containing protein 3 isoform X2: MTSRKRSGSGSTKRPKEKVVYIYELLCRGEDPSSESPEFWNEFFLLQPNFEALENEIGKLNNEQLQLVKPNLNTLFQRCIEMLDTDHPKRLCNSLQTLCSLFYGIFKKSNADPTFNILNEIFGHEKMDEWLKLLMQYCNRILLGDVPENARFMCLKLLQVLVTGTDNVNQNALFEHLMMHSMFDAFVRLLSDPTFRSQHGHDIVILLTILVNYRKHEATNPYVVQLSILADELALNGYGQMISQSLIDFCRQYIQSLNNVQSSSWFSSLSNIVGNMFVSDEGCERVQQIKANNGLLLALYEAVHLNRNFITTLAHTQAESSAPPSPSNTLSLAQPVPDLSNAPIIDITQYPTNLLVAVFQYCSIVMQDNKNESSIANLKLCFLILTCISEDQYANSMMHDSNLTFKVMLHRAQMRHRKLNVDRVGKSQPLAATLLDLLVEFIVSHLMKKFPMELYLLCIGVIHRILCYQKRCRVRLNYPWKELWSALIGLLRFLVNQEQTLVKKCNIFHLSLQVVNIFNLFITYGDTFLATTNSYDELYYELNREEKVFTEIHAMVLRYTTMPECEYKDDVIKLLNALVNILAIVKHFQNKIKEWLAEQGLSTPTEEQILDVVRKNYDLTLKLQDSLDQYERYTETPLHTNFFKLMVRDVVNDTRKHIYGYVKEAVSVIPDQEILLTSSMTSVSAGTATPASATAVPEAKALPSFA, translated from the exons ATGACCTCACGCAAGCGTAGTGGCAGCGGCTCGACCAAGCGGCCCAAGGAGAAG GTGGTCTATATATACGAACTGTTGTGCCGGGGTGAGGATCCCAGCAGCGAGAGTCCGGAATTTTGGAACGAGTTCTTCCTGCTGCAGCCGAACTTCGAGGCGCTGGAGAATGAGATTGGCAAACTTAACaacgagcagctgcagctggtgaAACCGAACCTGAACACCCTCttccagaggtgcatcgaaATGCTTGACACGG ATCATCCCAAGCGGCTGTGCAACAGCCTACAAACGCTGTGCTCCCTATTCTACGGGATCTTTAAGAAGTCCAACGCAGATCCTACGTTTAACATCCTAAACGAGATCTTCGGTCACGAGAAGATGGACGAATGGCTGAAGCTTCTCATGCAGTACTGCAATCGCATCCTACTGGGCGATGTGCCCGAAAACGCTCGCTTTATGTGCCTCAAACTGCTGCAGGTTCTGGTCACGGGCACGGATAACGTCAACCAGAACGCCCTCTTCGAGCACCTAATGATGCACAGCATGTTCGACGCCTTCGTCAGGCTACTCAGTGATCCTACGTTCCGCAGCCAGCATGGACACGACATCGTTATCCTACTTACTATCCTGGTCAACTATCGCAAGCATGAAGCTACTAACCCCTATGTGGTGCAGCTCTCCATACTCGCTGATGAGCTggctttaaatgg CTATGGCCAAATGATATCGCAATCGCTAATTGATTTCTGTCGCCAGTACATTCAGAGTCTTAACAATGTGCAATCCTCTTCCTGGTTTTCGTCGCTGTCGAATATTGTGGGCAACATGTTTGTGTCGGATGAAGGATGCGAACGGGTGCAGCAGATCAAGGCGAATAATGGCCTTCTACTTGCGCTCTACGAGGCAGTGCACCTGAATCGGAACTTCATCACAACTCTGGCTCACACGCAGGCGGAGTCCAGTGCCCCGCCCTCGCCCAGTAACACATTGAGTCTGGCCCAACCTGTGCCGGATCTATCCAATGCACCCATCATTGACATTACACAGTATCCCACCAATCTGCTGGTGGCCGTATTTCAGTACTGTTCCATCGTGATGCAGGACAATAAGAACGAATCGAGCATTGCTAATCTGAAGCTGTGTTTCCTCATCCTCACCTGCATTTCCGAGGACCAGTACGCAAACTCTATGATGCACGACAGCAATCTTACTTTCAAAGTCATGCTGCATCGGGCGCAGATGCGACATCGCAAGCTGAATGTTGATCGGGTGGGCAAGTCCCAGCCTTTGGCTGCCACTCTACTGGACCTTCTGGTGGAGTTCATTGTATCGCATTTGATGAAAAAGTTTCCGATGGAGCTGTATCTGCTCTGCATTGGAGTTATCCATCGAATCTTGTGCTATCAAAAGAGATGTAGAGTGCGACTCAATTATCCGTGGAAGGAACTTTGGTCGGCTCTCATTGGCCTTCTCCGGTTCTTGGTCAACCAAGAGCAGACGCTGGTCAAAAAATGCAACATATTCCATCTGTCGCTACAGGTGGTGAATATATTTAATCTGTTTATTACTTACGGTGATACTTTCCTGGCCACAACAAATAGCTATGATGAGCTCTACTACGAACTGAACCGCGAGGAGAAGGTATTTACGGAAATACATGCCATGG ttcTTCGCTACACAACGATGCCGGAGTGCGAATACAAAGACGATGTAATCAAGCTCTTAAACGCATTGGTCAATATCCTGGCCATTGTTAAGCACTTCCAGAACAAGATCAAGGAATGGCTGGCAGAACAAGGACTCTCTACGCCCACGGAGGAGCAGATACTCGATGTGGTGCGCAAGAACTACGACCTCACGCTCAAACTGCAGGACTCCCTGGATCAATACGAACGTTACACGGAAACGCCACTGCACACCAACTTCTTCAAGTTGATGGTTCGCGATGTTGTCAATGATACGCGCAAGCACATCTACGGCTATGTGAAGGAGGCCGTGTCTGTTATTCCCGACCAGGAAATACTCCTCACCTCCTCTATGACATCCGTTTCGGCCGGTACAGCCACTCCGGcttcagcaacagcagtgcCAGAAGCAAAAGCGTTGCCTTCTTTTGCTTAg
- the LOC27207852 gene encoding iron-sulfur cluster assembly scaffold protein IscU, giving the protein MSLVRNSSRLLRSQLKRVQSVPVALYHENVVEHYENPRNVGSLDKKDVTVGTGLVGAPACGDVMKLQIKVDENGKIVDAKFKTFGCGSAIASSSLATEWVKGKSIDEAGKLKNTDIAKELRLPPVKLHCSMLAEDAIKAALADYKVKQQKKVAN; this is encoded by the exons atgtcCCTGGTGCGAAACTCCTCCCGGTTGCTGCGATCGCAGCTGAAGCGCGTACAAAGTGTCCCGGTGGCATTGTATCATGAAAAT GTCGTTGAGCACTACGAAAACCCGCGCAACGTGGGATCTTTGGACAAGAAGGATGTCACAGTGGGCACCGGCCTGGTCGGAGCACCTGCCTGCGGCGACGTGATGAAGCTGCAGATCAAGGTGGACGAGAACGGCAAGATAGTGGACGCCAAGTTCAAGACCTTTGGCTGTGGATCGGCCATTGCCAGCAGCTCCCTGGCCACCGAGTGGGTGAAGGGCAAGTCCATCGACGAGGCCGGAAAGCTAAAGAACACGGACATCGCCAAGGAGCTGCGTCTGCCGCCCGTCAAGCTGCACTGCTCCATGCTGGCCGAGGATGCCATCAAGGCGGCCCTGGCTGACTACAAGGtcaagcagcagaagaaggTGGCCAACTGA
- the LOC27207064 gene encoding vasotab — translation MRFALFAFLALCLLAFVLATPAKDTKKPATNSCQRNCGEVYEPVCAKAKNSSKERLLTFGSPCVMANYNCQHADDPFEQKSKGECGGGVSVRLS, via the exons ATGCGTTTCGCTCTGTTTGCTTTTCTAG CACTGTGCTTGCTGGCGTTCGTTCTGGCTACTCCGGCGAAGGACACCAAGAAGCCGGCCACCAACAGTTGCCAGCGCAACTGCGGTGAAGTGTACGAGCCCGTTTGCGCCAAggccaaaaacagcagcaaggAGCGCCTCCTCACCTTTGGCAGCCCGTGCGTCATGGCCAACTACAACTGCCAGCATGCCGACGATC CATTCGAGCAGAAGTCCAAGGGAGAGTGCGGCGGCGGAGTGAGCGTTCGTCTGTCCTAG